The genome window TTTAATTCATATCATTCCTAACTTACAATTTGTACAAATGAGAAATACAGGTATGGTTACAAGAAATTCCTTTGGTTTTATTTATCCAACGGATTTCGCGTCGCATTGTTTTTATTTATATGTTGCTCTGTCTTATTTAAACAGAAATCGTTTCTTGTTTACCCGTTCGGTTTTAGGGTTAGGTCTTGCTGCTTTTATTATTAAATTTTGTGATGCTCGTTTAAATGCAATGTCAATCGTTATTTCGGTTGTGATATTTGCTTTTTTCTACTTTGCTAAAAATAAACATCGTATGATTTTTAGTATATTCCCAGCTTCAATTTTAGCATCATCTGGAATTATGTATTACTTAACAAAGAATTTCACGTGGTCTAGTTCATTCTATGTTGCTATGAATAATTTGGTAAGTATGCGTTTGAAATTAGGCAATGATGCTTTAAAGACTTATGCTGTACGTTTATTTGGTAATCCAGAAGCAAATTTTATTGGTTATGGTGGTAAAACTGAATCAGTTTTAAGTTATAACTATGTTGATTCCTCATATATTCAAATGCTGTTTTATTATGGCAGTGTAGCAGTGGTTCTTCTTGTAATTCTATATTTTGTTAGATCTTGGGTTATCTATCGACAGGGAAATTATCTTATTCTAACTTTACTTTCTTTGATCACATGGAATTGTATGATTGAAGCATTTTGGATTAGACCGTCATATAACATTTTTTTCTATATTTTATTTGCGTCAGCTACAATAGGGGTTGAGCGTAAAAATAGGAGTAAAAAATGAAAGTTCTTAAAAATTACGCCTATAATCTCTCCTACCAGTTGCTGGTGATTATCTTGCCGATTATCACAACCCCTTATGTGACGCGGGTCTTTAGCTCGAATGACTTAGGAAGCTATGGTTATTTCAACTCTATCGTCACCTATTTTATTCTTTTGGCGACCTTGGGAGTGGCTAACTACGGAACCAAGGAGATTTCAGGACACCGCAAAGACATCCAAAAGAATTTCTGGGGGATTTATACCCTCCAATTGGGAGCGACCTTTGTGTCCATCCTGCTCTATGTCTTGCTGTGCTTGGCGCTTCCTTCCATGCAAAACCCTGTGGCCTATATCTTAGGGCTCAGTTTGGTTTCAAAGGGACTCGATATCTCCTGGCTCTTTCAGGGATTAGAGGATTTTCGTAAGATTACCGTTCGAAATATCACGGTCAAATTGGTTGGAGTCATCTCCATCTTCTTGTTTGTCAAATCTGCCAATGATCTGTATCTCTATGTATTCTTGCTCACCATCTTTGAGCTCTTAGGTCAGCTCAGTATGTGGCTACCTGCTCGTGAGTTCATTGGGAAAGCCCATTTTGATTTGGCTTATGCACGGGTGCATTTAAAACCGGTCATTCTGCTCTTTTTACCGCAGATTGCCATTTCCCTCTATGTCACCTTGGATCGAACTATGCTGGGTGCTCTCGCCTCTACAAAGGATGTAGGGATTTATGACCAGGCCTTGAAATTGGTTAATATTTTGCTGACCCTTGTGACGTCTTTAGGAAGTGTCATGCTTCCGCGCGTGGCGAGTCTCTTGGCTTCAGGAGATCACAAGGCGGTTAATAAGATGCACCAAATGTCCTTTTTGATCTATAATTTGGTCATCTTCCCAATCATCGCGGGTATGCTGATCGTCAACGATGACTTTGTTCGATTCTTCTTAGGGAAGGATTTCCAAGATGCTCGCTATGCCATCGCTATCATGATCTTCCGCATGTTCTTTATCGGATGGACCAATATCATGGGGATTCAAATTCTCATTCCACATGATAAGAACAAAGAATTTATGCTGTCAACTACGATTCCTGCTATCGTCAGTGTCGGGTTGAATGTGCTCTTCTTACCTCATTTTGGTTTTATTGGTGCAGCCATTGTATCCGTCTTAACAGAATCCTTGGTATGGCTGATTCAACTGTACTATACCCGTCATTACCTCAAGGAAGTTCCAATTATCGGGTCTATGACAAAAATTATGTTTGCATCTGCTCTGATGTATGGCCTCTTGCTACTTGTAAAACCATTCCTACATTTCACCCCTACCCTGAACGTACTCGTGTATGCGGTGCTTGGTGGGATCATTTATCTGATCGCTATCCTATCTCTGAGAGTGGTAGATGTGAAAGAATTAAAACAAATATTTAAGAAATAATGGAGTCTACTATGTACGATTATCTAATTGTTGGTGCTGGTTTGTCTGGAGCCATTTTCGCACATGAAGCTACAAAACGTGGCAAAAAAGTAAAAGTGATTGACAAGCGAGATCACATCGGTGGAAATATCTACTGCGAAGAGGTTGAAGGTATCAACGTCCATAAGTACGGTGCCCACATTTTCCATACGTCCAACAAAAAAGTGTGGGACTATGTCAACCAGTTCGCTGAATTCAATAACTATATCAACTCACCAGTAGCTAACTACAAGGGCAGTCTGTACAATCTTCCCTTTAACATGAATACCTTCTACGCTATGTGGGGAACCAAGACTCCTCAAGAAGTCAAGGACAAGATTGCCGAGCAAACAGCTGACATGAAAGATGTTGAACCGAAAAACCTGGAAGAACAAGCTATCAAATTGATCGGTCCAGATATCTACGAAAAGTTGATTAAGGGCTACACTGAAAAACAATGGGGACGTTCTGCCACAGACCTTCCACCCTTTATCATCAAACGTCTACCAGTTCGTTTGACCTTTGATAATAACTACTTTAATGACCGTTACCAAGGGATTCCAATCGGTGGTTACAATGTCATCATTGAAAACATGCTGGGTGATGTGGAAGTAGAACTTGGCGTTGACTTCTTTGCCAATCGTGAAGAACTTGAAGCTTCAGCGGATAAAGTTGTCTTTACAGGAATGATTGACCAGTACTTTGACTACAAACATGGGGAATTGGAATATCGTAGCTTGCGCTTCGAACACGAAGTCTTGGATGAGGAAAACCATCAAGGGAATGCGGTCGTCAACTATACAGAGCGTGAGATTCCTTATACTCGGATCATCGAGCATAAGCACTTCGAGTATGGTACACAACCTAAGACAGTCATCACACGTGAATACCCTGCTGACTGGAAACGTGGGGATGAACCCTACTACCCAATCAATGATGAAAAGAACAATGCTATGTTTGCCAAGTACCAAGAAGAAGCAGCAAAAAATGACAAGGTCATTTTCTGTGGACGCCTAGCAGACTATAAATACTACGACATGCACGTGGTTATTGAGCGTGCTCTAGAAGTCGTAGCAAATGAGTTTGATTGAAAGAAACCATAATCTATGAAATACTACTTAAAAGAAGAATTTCTTCATGACAATAACGCTAAAAATGCAGGAAATAAGGCTCGTAATGATGTTGAATCTA of Streptococcus sp. S5 contains these proteins:
- a CDS encoding polysaccharide polymerase, which produces MFRIEAEKLLVGFVLSFIIAVDMLGTTMLGRLIPTIPSSMSVLVSLCLLIRFRYIKKFSINYLIFAPVLLIVGFLVALQMKNYSFLAYMVLIVFLYDMDMDFILKVYCAVVIPFLLGTVFLSLIHIIPNLQFVQMRNTGMVTRNSFGFIYPTDFASHCFYLYVALSYLNRNRFLFTRSVLGLGLAAFIIKFCDARLNAMSIVISVVIFAFFYFAKNKHRMIFSIFPASILASSGIMYYLTKNFTWSSSFYVAMNNLVSMRLKLGNDALKTYAVRLFGNPEANFIGYGGKTESVLSYNYVDSSYIQMLFYYGSVAVVLLVILYFVRSWVIYRQGNYLILTLLSLITWNCMIEAFWIRPSYNIFFYILFASATIGVERKNRSKK
- a CDS encoding flippase — its product is MKVLKNYAYNLSYQLLVIILPIITTPYVTRVFSSNDLGSYGYFNSIVTYFILLATLGVANYGTKEISGHRKDIQKNFWGIYTLQLGATFVSILLYVLLCLALPSMQNPVAYILGLSLVSKGLDISWLFQGLEDFRKITVRNITVKLVGVISIFLFVKSANDLYLYVFLLTIFELLGQLSMWLPAREFIGKAHFDLAYARVHLKPVILLFLPQIAISLYVTLDRTMLGALASTKDVGIYDQALKLVNILLTLVTSLGSVMLPRVASLLASGDHKAVNKMHQMSFLIYNLVIFPIIAGMLIVNDDFVRFFLGKDFQDARYAIAIMIFRMFFIGWTNIMGIQILIPHDKNKEFMLSTTIPAIVSVGLNVLFLPHFGFIGAAIVSVLTESLVWLIQLYYTRHYLKEVPIIGSMTKIMFASALMYGLLLLVKPFLHFTPTLNVLVYAVLGGIIYLIAILSLRVVDVKELKQIFKK
- the glf gene encoding UDP-galactopyranose mutase, giving the protein MYDYLIVGAGLSGAIFAHEATKRGKKVKVIDKRDHIGGNIYCEEVEGINVHKYGAHIFHTSNKKVWDYVNQFAEFNNYINSPVANYKGSLYNLPFNMNTFYAMWGTKTPQEVKDKIAEQTADMKDVEPKNLEEQAIKLIGPDIYEKLIKGYTEKQWGRSATDLPPFIIKRLPVRLTFDNNYFNDRYQGIPIGGYNVIIENMLGDVEVELGVDFFANREELEASADKVVFTGMIDQYFDYKHGELEYRSLRFEHEVLDEENHQGNAVVNYTEREIPYTRIIEHKHFEYGTQPKTVITREYPADWKRGDEPYYPINDEKNNAMFAKYQEEAAKNDKVIFCGRLADYKYYDMHVVIERALEVVANEFD